The Primulina eburnea isolate SZY01 chromosome 13, ASM2296580v1, whole genome shotgun sequence genome includes a region encoding these proteins:
- the LOC140810160 gene encoding uncharacterized protein — protein MANQHRPTNTSYTGQAAGQPQLRRDDLINQPSNLQNQGQPNFLQETGTQVKNMAQGAAEIGKGAAQGAVNLAMGAAIGAANVAQGAAGAVKNTLGINNPDSEVPTGTTRTMDMNLPADIDTEVGGSTNPRGINHPSIPSTRI, from the exons ATGGCAAACCAGCATCGTCCCACCAACACGAGCTATACTGGACAGGCTGCAGGCCAGCCCCAG TTGAGGAGAGATGACTTAATCAACCAACCATCGAATCTGCAAAACCAAGGCCAACCCAACTTTCTTCAAGAG ACTGGAACACAAGTGAAGAACATGGCACAAGGAGCAGCAGAAATAGGAAAGGGTGCAGCACAAGGTGCAGTGAACCTTGCCATGGGTGCGGCAATAGGAGCGGCCAACGTTGCGCAAGGGGCAGCTGGCGCGGTCAAGAATACTCTAGGAATTAATAATCCCGACTCAGAAGTCCCTACTGGCACCACCCGCACCATGGACATGAATCTTCCTGCCGAcatcgataccgaagtcggaggCTCAACCAATCCAAGGGGCATCAACCATCCAAGCATTCCTAGTACTAGGATTTGA